The DNA segment TCCTATGGCTTTTACAGGTTGTAAAGACCTGTTAATTACTTTCTGCGGTATAGCATTTACACTTATTATTTACATTGCCTTTAGAAAGGATTTTTCTACTAAGAAGGTAATAAAATACTTTGACGCTATAGGCCTTGCTGCTTTTTCTGTTACGGGTTTTCTGGTTGGGACAGAAAGCAATATAAACTATTTCGGAGTTATTCTTCTTGGACTTATAACAGGTGCAGGTGGAGGAGTAATCAGTGACATACTTACAAGGGAAATACCTTTTATTCTTAAGGAAGATTTTTACGCATCTTGTTCAATAATAGGTGGTATTATCTTTATAACTCTAAAAGAACTTGATTTCTCCCTTGAGGTAGCTTCCTTTTTCTCTCTTCTTATAATCTTGATTGTTAGAATACTTGCGATAGAGAAAGGATGGCACCTTCCGAAAATAGGAGAAAAAGGTTGAATTGGTTAAGGGAAGAACTTGAAGATTTAAAGAAAAAGAATCTTTATAGAACTTTAAGAGCCTTAGCATCACATCAGGGAAAAGGAATCGTTATAGATGGAAGGAGATATCTAAACTTCTCT comes from the Desulfurobacteriaceae bacterium genome and includes:
- a CDS encoding trimeric intracellular cation channel family protein codes for the protein MSLFEVLNAIGLFSFAASGVFKGINKNLDLLGVITLGFLTALGGGITRDLIVNRVPMAFTGCKDLLITFCGIAFTLIIYIAFRKDFSTKKVIKYFDAIGLAAFSVTGFLVGTESNINYFGVILLGLITGAGGGVISDILTREIPFILKEDFYASCSIIGGIIFITLKELDFSLEVASFFSLLIILIVRILAIEKGWHLPKIGEKG